A genomic segment from Holophagales bacterium encodes:
- a CDS encoding Na+/H+ antiporter subunit E has product MLVALLLLTAAWVALTGEVTLANVLEGAIVSALLLVLVRFRGRRGVQLSKAPKAVGLFLYFLKELLLSNAAVARSILRPVSSLSPGIVAVPLDLTSDAGITVLANLVTLTPGTLSLDVSPDRRTLYVHALDVADPDAFRREVKEGFERRVKEVFE; this is encoded by the coding sequence GTGCTCGTCGCCCTCCTCCTCCTCACGGCCGCCTGGGTCGCCCTGACGGGCGAGGTCACGCTCGCGAACGTCCTCGAGGGGGCGATCGTCTCCGCGCTCCTCCTGGTCCTCGTGCGGTTCCGGGGGCGGCGCGGCGTCCAGCTCTCCAAAGCGCCGAAGGCCGTCGGGCTCTTCCTCTATTTCCTGAAGGAGCTCCTCCTCTCGAACGCCGCCGTCGCCAGGAGCATCCTGCGGCCCGTCTCGTCGCTCTCGCCCGGCATCGTCGCGGTGCCGCTCGACCTGACGAGCGACGCCGGCATCACGGTCCTGGCGAACCTCGTCACGCTGACCCCCGGAACGCTCAGTCTCGACGTCTCCCCCGACCGGCGGACGCTCTACGTCCACGCCCTCGACGTCGCCGACCCCGACGCCTTCCGGCGCGAGGTGAAGGAAGGGTTCGAGCGGCGGGTGAAGGAGGTCTTCGAGTGA
- a CDS encoding Na+/H+ antiporter subunit C translates to MTIVLALTVGVLYAAGTYLLLRRGAVRVVFGLALLGYAANLLIFTAGRLVREGPPIVPPGALVPPVPSADPLPQALILTAIVIGFGVQAFALVLLKRTCQEAGTDDVDGMREEGS, encoded by the coding sequence GTGACGATCGTCCTCGCGCTCACGGTCGGCGTCCTCTACGCGGCGGGGACCTACCTCCTCCTCCGCCGGGGCGCCGTCCGGGTCGTCTTCGGCCTCGCCCTCCTCGGCTACGCCGCGAACCTCCTCATCTTCACGGCGGGCCGGCTCGTCCGCGAGGGCCCGCCGATCGTCCCGCCCGGCGCGCTCGTGCCGCCGGTCCCGTCGGCCGACCCGCTGCCGCAGGCGCTCATCCTGACGGCGATCGTCATCGGCTTCGGCGTCCAGGCCTTCGCGCTCGTCCTCCTGAAGCGCACCTGCCAGGAGGCGGGGACCGACGACGTCGACGGGATGCGGGAGGAGGGCTCGTGA
- a CDS encoding Na+/H+ antiporter subunit B, which translates to MRSVILASAARLLFPLLLLFSVFLLFRGHNEPGGGFVGGLVAATAYSLVALTGGVESARKLLPARPEVLVGTGLLAALASGLLSLAAGRPFMTGLWGETPLPVIGKPGTPVLFDTGVYVTVLGIVLLILLTLQEEDEA; encoded by the coding sequence ATGAGGTCGGTCATCCTCGCCTCGGCGGCGCGGCTCCTCTTCCCGCTCCTCCTCCTCTTCTCCGTCTTCCTCCTCTTCCGCGGGCACAACGAGCCGGGGGGCGGCTTCGTCGGGGGCCTCGTCGCCGCGACGGCCTACTCGCTCGTCGCCCTGACCGGGGGCGTCGAGTCGGCGCGAAAGCTCCTGCCGGCCCGGCCCGAGGTCCTCGTCGGAACCGGCCTTCTCGCCGCGCTCGCGAGCGGCCTTCTCAGCCTCGCCGCGGGGCGCCCCTTCATGACCGGGCTCTGGGGGGAGACGCCGCTCCCCGTCATCGGAAAGCCGGGGACGCCCGTCCTCTTCGACACCGGCGTCTACGTGACCGTCCTCGGCATCGTCCTCCTCATCCTCCTCACGCTCCAGGAGGAGGACGAGGCGTGA
- a CDS encoding putative Na+/H+ antiporter, with product MKTSSPGLLAGRLLPAIGFLLWAPAALATEAAALAEEALPLPLDAYTGETGMTLWQLLVHRVEEEPVNLVATVVFVLAIVHTFLAARITAAAHRLQHRTAKETGGDGHSFRVEMLHFFGEVEAVFGIWAIPLLVAAAAMKGWHSVEGYVAHVHFTEPMFVVVVMAIASTRPVLSFAEKCLGAVAGLGGKTPLAWWAAILTVGPLLGSFITEPAAMTICALLLARHLYELNPSTRLKYGTLGLLFVNVSVGGTLTHFAAPPVLMVAGKYGWGLTFMLRNFGWKAALAVFVSTALFAFFFRKEFADLAGRKKARLADPVERPSERTVPAWIVGTHLLFLGWTVFTAHTPALFVAGFLYFLAFTQATAPHQNPLNLRPPLLVGFFLAGLVLHGTLQQWWIAPLLARLDVGALFAGATILTAFNDNAAITYLASLVPGFTPELKYAVVAGAVAGGGLTVIANAPNPAGQSILSRYFPDGILPIGLLLGALVPTLVVVLAFLLLP from the coding sequence ATGAAGACGAGCTCCCCTGGCCTCCTCGCCGGCCGGCTCCTGCCGGCGATCGGCTTCCTCCTCTGGGCGCCTGCGGCCCTCGCGACGGAGGCGGCCGCCCTGGCGGAAGAGGCGCTCCCTCTCCCGCTGGACGCCTACACGGGCGAGACGGGGATGACGCTCTGGCAGCTCCTCGTCCACCGCGTCGAGGAGGAGCCGGTCAACCTCGTGGCGACGGTCGTCTTCGTCCTGGCCATCGTCCACACCTTCCTCGCAGCGAGGATCACGGCCGCCGCGCACCGCCTCCAGCACCGGACCGCAAAGGAGACGGGGGGCGACGGGCACAGCTTCCGCGTGGAGATGCTCCACTTCTTCGGCGAGGTGGAGGCGGTGTTCGGCATCTGGGCGATCCCGCTCCTCGTCGCGGCCGCCGCCATGAAGGGGTGGCACTCCGTCGAGGGCTACGTGGCGCACGTCCACTTCACCGAGCCGATGTTCGTCGTCGTCGTCATGGCGATCGCCTCGACGCGGCCCGTCCTCTCCTTCGCGGAGAAGTGCCTCGGGGCCGTCGCGGGCCTCGGCGGGAAGACGCCGCTCGCCTGGTGGGCCGCGATCCTCACGGTCGGTCCGCTCCTCGGCTCCTTCATCACCGAGCCGGCCGCGATGACGATCTGCGCGCTCCTCCTCGCGCGGCACCTCTACGAGCTGAACCCCTCCACGAGGCTGAAGTACGGCACGCTCGGGCTCCTCTTCGTGAACGTCTCGGTCGGCGGCACCCTCACCCACTTCGCCGCGCCCCCCGTCCTGATGGTCGCGGGCAAGTACGGCTGGGGCCTGACGTTCATGCTCCGCAACTTCGGGTGGAAGGCGGCGCTCGCCGTCTTCGTCTCGACGGCGCTCTTTGCATTCTTCTTCCGGAAGGAGTTCGCCGACCTCGCCGGGAGGAAGAAGGCGCGCCTGGCGGACCCCGTGGAGCGCCCGTCGGAGCGGACGGTCCCCGCGTGGATCGTCGGCACCCACCTCCTCTTCCTCGGCTGGACCGTCTTCACCGCCCACACGCCCGCCCTCTTCGTCGCGGGATTCCTCTACTTCCTCGCCTTCACGCAGGCGACGGCGCCCCACCAGAACCCGCTGAACCTGAGGCCGCCGCTCCTCGTCGGCTTCTTTCTCGCGGGCCTCGTCCTCCACGGGACGCTCCAGCAGTGGTGGATCGCGCCGCTCCTCGCCCGGCTCGACGTCGGGGCGCTCTTCGCCGGCGCGACGATCCTGACGGCGTTCAACGACAACGCCGCGATCACCTACCTCGCCTCGCTCGTCCCCGGGTTCACGCCCGAGCTGAAGTACGCCGTCGTCGCGGGGGCGGTGGCGGGGGGCGGTCTCACCGTCATCGCAAACGCCCCGAACCCGGCCGGGCAGTCGATCCTCTCCCGCTACTTCCCGGACGGCATCCTGCCGATCGGCCTCCTCCTCGGCGCGCTCGTGCCGACGCTCGTCGTCGTTCTCGCGTTCCTGCTCCTGCCCTGA
- a CDS encoding Na+/H+ antiporter subunit D, with the protein MNLLLVLPLLVPLATAIATILLSRAPRAARAASFAGAAGLLASSGFLLAATLDGTILVTQAGAWPAPFGISLVADRFAAAMVVVAAVILAAVVAFSAAGIDAARERFGYHTLLHVLSMGVCGAFLTGDLFNLYVWFEVMLMSSFVLVSLGGERAQLTGALKYVVLNLVSSALFLAGAGLLYGSVGTLNMADAAVALRALPGQGLPSVVATLFLVAFGIKAAAFPLFFWLPASYHTPPMPVAALFAGLLTKVGVYALVRVLTLVFNRDPGFTSPLVLWIAGLTMVTGVLGAMAQTDVRKVLSFHIVSQIGYMLLGLGVGTRLALAGTVFYVLHHIVVKANLFLAAGVMRRVGGSFSLDRLGGLLARSPLLAAAFLVPALSLAGLPPLSGFWAKYLLVRAGLEAGHGAIVAVALGVSLLTLFSMTKIWAEAFWKPAPTDGPGASAPPLSGAERASLLGPVLVLGAITVVIGLGAGVLFRFADGAAAQLLDPELYIRAVLGTRGGGS; encoded by the coding sequence GTGAACCTCCTCCTCGTTCTCCCGCTCCTCGTCCCGCTCGCGACGGCGATCGCGACGATCCTCCTCTCGCGCGCCCCGCGGGCGGCGCGGGCCGCGAGCTTCGCGGGGGCGGCGGGCCTCCTCGCCTCCTCGGGCTTCCTTCTCGCCGCCACGCTCGACGGGACCATCCTCGTGACGCAGGCCGGCGCGTGGCCCGCGCCGTTCGGCATCAGCCTCGTGGCCGACCGTTTCGCCGCGGCGATGGTCGTCGTCGCCGCCGTGATCCTCGCCGCCGTCGTCGCCTTCTCCGCCGCCGGCATCGACGCCGCACGCGAGCGCTTCGGCTACCACACTCTCCTCCACGTCCTCTCGATGGGCGTCTGCGGCGCGTTCCTGACGGGCGACCTCTTCAACCTCTACGTCTGGTTCGAGGTCATGCTCATGTCGTCCTTCGTCCTCGTCTCGCTCGGGGGCGAACGCGCCCAGCTGACGGGGGCATTGAAGTACGTCGTCCTGAACCTCGTCTCCTCGGCCCTCTTCCTCGCCGGGGCGGGGCTCCTCTACGGGTCGGTCGGGACTCTCAACATGGCCGACGCCGCCGTCGCGCTCCGCGCCCTCCCGGGGCAGGGGCTCCCGAGCGTCGTGGCGACGCTCTTCCTCGTCGCCTTCGGCATCAAGGCCGCCGCCTTCCCCCTCTTCTTCTGGCTCCCCGCCTCGTACCACACGCCGCCGATGCCGGTCGCCGCCCTCTTCGCCGGCCTCCTGACGAAGGTCGGCGTCTACGCGCTCGTCCGGGTCCTGACGCTCGTCTTCAACCGCGACCCCGGTTTCACGAGCCCGCTCGTCCTCTGGATTGCGGGCCTCACGATGGTGACGGGAGTCCTCGGGGCGATGGCCCAGACCGACGTGCGGAAGGTCCTCTCCTTCCACATCGTCAGCCAGATCGGCTACATGCTTCTTGGGCTCGGCGTCGGGACGCGCCTCGCCCTCGCGGGGACGGTCTTCTACGTCCTCCACCACATCGTCGTGAAGGCAAACCTCTTCCTCGCGGCGGGCGTGATGCGGCGGGTCGGCGGGAGCTTCTCCCTCGACCGCCTCGGCGGGCTCCTCGCGCGCTCGCCCCTCCTCGCCGCGGCCTTTCTCGTCCCGGCGCTCTCGCTGGCGGGCCTCCCGCCGCTCTCGGGCTTCTGGGCGAAATACCTCCTCGTTCGCGCGGGCCTCGAGGCCGGGCACGGGGCGATCGTCGCCGTAGCCCTCGGCGTGAGCCTCCTGACCCTCTTCTCGATGACGAAGATCTGGGCCGAGGCCTTCTGGAAACCGGCCCCCACGGACGGCCCGGGCGCCTCCGCGCCGCCCCTCTCCGGCGCCGAGCGGGCGTCCCTCCTCGGGCCGGTCCTCGTGCTCGGTGCGATCACGGTCGTCATCGGCCTCGGCGCCGGCGTCCTCTTCCGCTTCGCGGACGGCGCCGCCGCCCAGCTCCTCGACCCGGAGCTCTACATCCGCGCCGTCCTCGGGACGCGGGGCGGGGGGAGCTGA
- a CDS encoding cation:proton antiporter yields MTLLADLALWVALPVLGLALLLTVVRIGLGPSLPDRVVGLDLLSTLGISVVAVVALASGNAVYIDVAIVLALLSFLGTVAFAAYLERSR; encoded by the coding sequence GTGACGCTCCTCGCCGACCTCGCCCTCTGGGTCGCCCTCCCCGTCCTCGGGCTCGCCCTCCTCCTGACGGTCGTGCGGATCGGGCTCGGACCGAGCCTCCCCGACCGGGTCGTCGGCCTCGACCTCCTCTCGACGCTCGGGATCAGCGTCGTGGCGGTCGTCGCCCTCGCTTCCGGAAACGCCGTCTACATCGACGTGGCGATCGTCCTCGCGCTCCTCTCGTTCCTCGGCACGGTCGCCTTCGCCGCCTACCTGGAGAGGTCGCGATGA
- a CDS encoding monovalent cation/H(+) antiporter subunit G: MLAGVATAFLAALGVLRMPDVLTRLSATSKASTLVKMCIFFALAIAFDDLGVATRALAAVAFVFLTAPLAAHAIGRAAFALGVPLFPGTKINEMPRPEGNVQTDPDP, from the coding sequence ATGCTCGCCGGCGTCGCCACGGCCTTCCTCGCCGCCCTCGGCGTCCTCCGGATGCCCGACGTCCTCACCCGCCTGTCGGCCACCTCCAAGGCGTCGACGCTCGTGAAGATGTGCATCTTCTTCGCCCTCGCCATCGCGTTCGACGACCTCGGCGTCGCGACGCGCGCCCTCGCGGCGGTCGCCTTCGTCTTCCTGACGGCCCCCCTCGCCGCCCACGCCATCGGGCGCGCCGCGTTCGCCCTCGGCGTCCCGCTCTTCCCCGGGACGAAGATCAACGAGATGCCGAGGCCGGAGGGAAACGTCCAGACCGATCCCGACCCCTGA